In Populus alba chromosome 1, ASM523922v2, whole genome shotgun sequence, a single window of DNA contains:
- the LOC118063013 gene encoding calcium/calmodulin-regulated receptor-like kinase 1 — protein sequence MKGESSGLIIGISIGVVIGVLLAILALFCFRYHRKLSQIGNSSSRRAATIPIRANGADACTIMSDSTIGPDSPSKAGRNGVSLWLEGFKRSSVGSVSGIPVYSYKDLQKATYNFTTLIGQGAFGPVYKAQMTTGETVAVKVLATDSKQGEKEFQTEVMLLGRLHHRNLVNLVGYCAEKGQHMLIYVYMSKGSLASHLYREDIKHLSWDLRVHIALDVARGLEYLHDGAVPPVIHRDIKSSNILLDHCMKARVADFGLSREEMVDRHAANIRGTFGYLDPEYVSSGTFTKKSDVYSYGVLLFELIAGRNPQQGLMEYVELAAMNTEGKVGWEEIVDSRLDGKYEVQELNEVAALAYKCVNRAPRKRPSMRDIVQVLSRILKLRHNKKHHKKSLSAATADEVSIDMDQQEIRTPVSDRHRREESVDSADTCEV from the exons ATGAAGGGGGAATCGTCAGGATTGATTATTGGGATTTCGATAGGGGTGGTGATTGGAGTGCTTTTGGCCATTCTTGCTCTGTTTTGTTTTAGGTACCATAGAAAGCTATCGCAGATTGGGAATAGCAGTTCAAGGAGGGCAGCGACTATCCCTATCCGGGCTAATGGTGCAGATGCATGCACTATTATGTCTGACTCGACCATTGGTCCGGATTCACCTTCGAAAGCAGGAAGAAATGGTGTGTCCTTGTGGCTTGAAGGATTTAAGAGGAGTAGCGTGGGTTCAGTTTCTGGGATACCTGTGTATTCTTACAA GGATCTACAAAAGGCAACCTATAATTTTACAACACTAATTGGACAAGGAGCATTTGGTCCTGTTTATAAAGCTCAAATGACAACTGGTGAGACTGTTGCTGTTAAAGTTCTTGCAACTGATTCAAAGCAAGGGGAGAAGGAATTTCAGACGGAG GTTATGCTATTGGGAAGGCTGCATCACAGAAACCTTGTGAATTTGGTTGGATATTGTGCAGAAAAGGGCCAGCATATGCTTATATATGTCTATATGAGTAAAGGCAGTTTGGCTTCTCATTTATACC GAGAAGACATCAAACATTTGAGCTGGGATTTGAGGGTACATATTGCTTTAGATGTAGCAAGGGGCTTGGAGTATCTTCATGATGGG GCAGTTCCACCTGTAATTCACCGGGACATTAAATCTTCCAACATTCTGTTGGATCACTGCATGAAAGCCAGG GTAGCTGATTTTGGGCTTTCAAGAGAAGAGATGGTTGACAGACATGCAGCTAATATAAGAGGAACTTTTGGGTATCTCGATCCTGAATATGTATCTTCAGGAACCTTCACAAAAAAAAGTGATGTCTACAGCTATGGAGTGTTGCTTTTTGAACTTATAGCTGGCAGAAATCCTCAACAAGGTCTTATGGAATATGTTGAACTT GCAGCAATGAATACTGAGGGGAAAGTTGGGTGGGAGGAAATAGTGGATTCACGTCTGGATGGGAAATATGAAGTTCAAGAACTTAACGAGGTGGCAGCTCTAGCATACAAATGCGTCAACCGTGCCCCGAGAAAACGGCCTTCAATGCGAGACATTGTGCAAGTTCTTTCCAGGATCCTCAAATTGAGGCACAATAAGAAGCATCACAAGAAATCCCTTTCTGCTGCCACAGCAGATGAAGTTTCCATCGATATGGATCAACAAGAAATCAGAACTCCCGTCTCTGATCGCCACCGGAGAGAGGAGTCGGTTGACAGTGCTGACACTTGTGAAGTATAG